A section of the Ovis canadensis isolate MfBH-ARS-UI-01 breed Bighorn chromosome 1, ARS-UI_OviCan_v2, whole genome shotgun sequence genome encodes:
- the KCNA2 gene encoding potassium voltage-gated channel subfamily A member 2, giving the protein MTVATGDPADEAAALPGHPQDTYDPEADHECCERVVINISGLRFETQLKTLAQFPETLLGDPKKRMRYFDPLRNEYFFDRNRPSFDAILYYYQSGGRLRRPVNVPLDIFSEEIRFYELGEEAMEMFREDEGYIKEEERPLPENEFQRQVWLLFEYPESSGPARIIAIVSVMVILISIVSFCLETLPIFRDENEDMHGSGVTFHTYSNSTIGYQQSTSFTDPFFIVETLCIIWFSFEFLVRFFACPSKAGFFTNIMNIIDIVAIIPYFITLGTELAEKPEDAQQGQQAMSLAILRVIRLVRVFRIFKLSRHSKGLQILGQTLKASMRELGLLIFFLFIGVILFSSAVYFAEADERESQFPSIPDAFWWAVVSMTTVGYGDMVPTTIGGKIVGSLCAIAGVLTIALPVPVIVSNFNYFYHRETEGEEQAQYLQVTSCPKIPSSPDLKKSRSASTISKSDYMEIQEGVNNSNEDFREENLKTANCTLANTNYVNITKMLTDV; this is encoded by the coding sequence ATGACAGTGGCCACCGGAGACCCAGCGGATGAGGCTGCTGCCCTCCCTGGGCACCCGCAGGATACCTATGACCCAGAAGCAGACCACGAGTGCTGTGAGAGGGTGGTGATCAACATCTCGGGGCTGCGGTTTGAAACCCAGCTAAAGACCTTAGCCCAGTTTCCAGAGACCCTCTTAGGGGACCCAAAGAAACGGATGAGATACTTTGATCCCCTCCGGAACGAGTACTTTTTCGATCGGAACCGCCCGAGCTTTGATGCCATTTTGTACTACTACCAGTCTGGGGGCCGGTTAAGGCGCCCCGTGAATGTGCCCTTAGACATATTCTCTGAAGAAATTCGGTTTTATGAGCTGGGAGAAGAAGCAATGGAGATGTTTCGGGAAGATGAAGGCTACATCAAAGAGGAAGAGCGTCCTCTGCCTGAAAATGAATTTCAGAGACAGGTGTGGCTTCTCTTTGAATACCCAGAGAGCTCAGGGCCTGCCAGGATTATAGCTATTGTGTCTGTCATGGTGATCTTGATCTCAATCGTCAGCTTCTGCCTGGAGACGCTGCCCATATTCCGGGATGAGAATGAAGACATGCATGGCAGTGGAGTGACCTTCCACACCTACTCCAATAGCACCATCGGGTACCAGCAGTCCACTTCCTTCACCGACCCTTTCTTCATCGTAGAGACCCTCTGCATCATCTGGTTCTCCTTTGAGTTCTTGGTGAGGTTCTTTGCCTGTCCCAGTAAAGCCGGCTTCTTCACCAACATCATGAACATCATTGACATTGTGGCCATCATCCCCTACTTCATCACCCTGGGAACAGAGCTGGCTGAGAAGCCAGAGGATGCTCAGCAGGGTCAGCAGGCCATGTCACTGGCCATCCTTCGAGTCATCCGGTTGGTaagagtctttaggattttcaagTTGTCCAGACACTCCAAAGGTCTCCAGATTCTAGGTCAGACCCTCAAAGCCAGCATGAGAGAGTTGGGCCTCCTAATATTCTTCCTCTTCATCGGGGTCATCCTTTTCTCTAGTGCTGTCTATTTCGCAGAGGCCGATGAGAGGGAATCCCAGTTCCCGAGCATCCCGGATGCCTTCTGGTGGGCAGTCGTCTCCATGACAACTGTAGGCTATGGAGACATGGTTCCGACTACCATTGGGGGAAAGATCGTGGGTTCCCTGTGTGCAATTGCAGGTGTTTTAACCATTGCCTTACCGGTCCCTGTCATAGTGTCCAATTTCAACTACTTCTACCACcgggagacagagggagaggagCAGGCCCAGTACTTGCAAGTGACGAGCTGTCCAAAGATCCCATCCTCCCCAGACCTAAAGAAAAGTAGAAGTGCCTCTACCATTAGTAAGTCTGATTACATGGAGATCCAGGAGGGGGTAAACAACAGTAACGAGGACTTTAGAGAGGAAAACTTGAAAACAGCCAACTGCACTCTGGCTAATACAAACTATGTGAATATTACCAAAATGTTAACTGATGTCT